Below is a window of Desulfoplanes formicivorans DNA.
TGATCCCCTGCAGCGGGTTGCCTGGAAGGCATCCTCCCGGGGAACCGGGCTGCTGACCAAGGAGTTTGTCACCGGTTCCAGGCGTCATGTGGGCCTTTGTTGGGATGATGTAGCAGGATCGGATGAAGAACGTCTTGCAAAACTTTGCGCCATGGTTCTGGCTGCTGACAAACAAGGGGTTCCCTATTGGCTGGAACTCCCAGGGCATGTTTCGGACGTGGATCAGGGGCCGGATCACCGGCATGAGTGCCTGATGCGTCTTGCCTCGTATGGAATGGACGCAGGGGGTGAAGGATGACGATAAAAGACCTGCGGACCGATAATCTGATTCTCGTCCTGCTGGCGGTGGTTTTTGCGCCCCATGTGGTTCGGGTTCCCGTGTGGATCAGCGTGTTGTGCGGCTTGTCCTGGATGGGTGCGTTTTTCATGCGTCGCAAGGGGATGGGGTTCCTTTCCCGGCGGGTGATGGTGGGACTGGCTCTGGGGTGCACGGCCGGTGCGGCCTTGAGTTTTGCCGGCGCTCCAAGCCGTGATGCCGGGGTGGGGCTTCTTTGCCTGATGCTCGCTCTGAAACCCCTTGAGACGCGAACCCATCGGGACAGGATGGTCACGGTCCTTTTGGCCTATTTTCTGATCCTGACCAATGTTCTCTATTCCCAGTCCCTGGCCATGGCCGGTTACATGATCATGTGCGTGATTCTGGCGACCATGGTGCAGATGAGGATCAACCATGTGGAAGGGCAGACCCGAGAACATCTCAAAAAAACCTGTGTGCTCCTTGGGCAGGCCCTGCCTCTGGCCCTGGTGCTTTTTGTGCTGTTCCCCCGCCTTTCAGGAAGTTTGTGGGGGGTCAGAACGCCGCAGACAACCGGGGTGACCGGTCTTTCCGATGTGATGGAGCCCGGGCGGATCAGTTCTTTGGCCCGGGACCGGGGCGTTGCCTTCCGGGTCCGTTTTGAGGGCGATCTCATGCCCTCCAGGGGTTCCCTGTACTGGAGAGTGCTTGTGCTTTCCCGGTTTGATGGCCGAAGCTGGACGCAGGGCCAGGCCGTTCCCGGACCAGGCCGGGCAGGGGATCTGGTAGCAGACACCATGGTCCGGTACACGATCACGGCCGAACCATCGGATCAGAAATGGATGTACGCCCTTGATTTTCCTTTGAAAGCACCCCCGGGCGTGGTCCTGACGCAGGATCTGACCCTGAAGGCGCCAGCAAAGATTGCAACGCGGTTGCGGTATTCCCTTGTCTCATGTCCGGACTGCCCGAATCGGGTGACCGGCGATGTGGATGCACTGCTTGATCTGCCTGCATTTGGGGGAGAACAGGCCCGGGATCTGGCACGGTCATGGAGAACAACCGGTGACACTGATCGTGAGATCGTGGACAAGGCCCTGGATTATTTGGGAACCAACGGATTTTTCTACACATTGAATCCGCCCCTTCTGGCCACGGATGATCCCGTGGATGATTTTCTGTTCAACGTGCGCAAGGGATATTGTGAGCACTTTGCCTCGGCCTTCTCCTTTCTGATGCGTGCGGCAGGTATCCCGGCAAGGGTTGTGGTGGGGTATCAGGGGGGAGAACCCAATCCCGTGGGAGAGTATCTCATTGTCCGCCAGTCCGATGCCCATGCCTGGTCCGAGGTCTGGCTGGAGGATGCAGGCTGGACCCGCATTGATCCCACGGCAGTGGTTTCTCCCTTGCGTATTGAGCAGGGTGCTCAGGCCCTGGTCGGCCGGGCGGGGGACACCCTGTTCGGGACGCCGACCCTGGGAGCCCTTGGCCGGGTCTGGAATCATGTGCGCCTCAACTGGGATGCCCTGAACAATGTCTGGAACCAGTGGGTCCTTGACTACAGCGCTGCGCGGCAGAGCCGCCTGTTCCAATTGCTGGGCCTTGTCCGGTCCTGGAAGGGAATACCCATGGGCATTCTGCTGAGCGTGGCGGCCCTGTTCGGGTTCGGAGCGGGATTGTTCCTTTATCTGGCAAGGCCTGTGCGCCGGGACCAGGACAGGGTTGCCGTGATCTATGAACGTTTTTTGAAGAAGACATCGGCGTGGCCCAATGAAGGGGGATTGCCTCCCGTGTCATACATGACGGAGCTCATGCACAGGAATCCGGACCGCAGCCGGGAAATTGGCGCCATCAGGGATCTGTACGTGGCATTGCGTTATGCTCCTCCTGAGAAGAGGCAAAAGGATCAAGTGCATGCCTTCGGAAAAAAGGTAAGTGAGTTCAAACGGTTGAAACGAAACAATTGAGATAGTCCTTTTCCTGCACCGGCAGGGAGTCAGGGCTTAATAGATTTTGCGTTTGGAAAATCCCTTGCCAATGACGTTCAAGGTGTTTTCAAGGATGACAAAGGCATGGGCATCCACCGAGAAGACAATCTCCTCAAGGGCCTTGATCTGGAGCGTATTGACCACGGTCATGATGATTTTTTTGGGGGCGTGGGAATAGGCCCCGCGGCCGTAGAGAATGGTCGCTCCCCGGCGGAGATGATTGTTGACCTGTTTGACGATTTCATCGGGTTTTGACGAAATGATGAGAATCAGCTTGCGCTGGTTGAACAGACTGAGAATGTAGTCCGTGACCTGGGCCGAGATGAATACCGCGGTGAGGGAGTAGAGCACCTTGTCGGTATCCAGGGTGGCAAAGGCCGCTGCAAACACCAGGGCATTGGCCATGAATCCGATCTGGCCGATGCGAAGTCCGAATTTCTGGTTCAGCCAGATGGCAATGATATCCGTTCCGCCCGTGGATCCCAGGGACCGGAAGCAGATGCCAAGGCCCACGCCCGCCACGCATCCAAAGGACAGGGCGGCCAGAAAGGCGTCATGGATGGGCATGGTGATGTGAACGATCTCCAGAAGAACGGAGACCATGATGGCCCCGTACATGCTGTACCAAAAGAACCTTCGGCTGATGGTGAAATATCCCAGGGCAAAGATGGGGATGTTGAAGATAAACAGCCAGATGCCCGGTGTGATCACGGGAAACAGATAGTACAGCAGGATGCCGAGCCCGGAAAACCCACCGGTCACAAATCCGTGCGGGATGGCAATTCCATTGATTGCTGTGGCCAGCAACAGGGCGCCAAGGGTGAGCAAAAAAAGATTCCATGGAATGGAATAGCTTATGTCCCTGTAAGAGGTTCCTGTGAAAGGTATGTGTGGCATGGTTTGCATAGCGGTCTACCTGCAAGGAAAAAGTGGTTTTGAAATGGCGCGGCACGTTGCCGGAGGGCGCTGCTCGCACCAACCCGGGTTCTTGTCAACAAGAATTTACGGGCAGGGGCGTGAAGGCAACCCTCCCCCTGCACAGGCAGGAGATACATGATCCTCAGGATGTCGAGGCCATATGTTCCTGGACATGTTTCATATAAACCCTTTGAAGATGTGAGGACCGTGTTGCCATGTAAAAAGCCCCGCCACAAGACGGGGCTTTTTACATGAAGAACGGGACAGGAATCTTCCGGCAGAGCATGGATTTGCTAGAAGCCCATGTCCTCGTTGATCAGGACCACCTTGATCCGTTTGGGGGGGAAGGATTTTTCCGTGATGGTCCAGGTGTTACAGATGCGGTCCGGACTTTTGCATTCCTGGCAAAAGGACGTCTTGGCGCACGGTGTCTTCTTGGCAAGGCGCATGGCATTGACCGGGGCCACATAGTTCTTGATCCGGTACATGGCTTCGTCCACATCGGTGACGATTTTGTTTCTGCCGGACAGAACAATCACGTTGGTGGGACCAAAGGTGAGGGCGCCCACACGGTTGCCGATCATGTCCAGGTTGACCAGCTTGCCGTCCAGGGTGATGGCGTTGGTGCCGGTGAAAAAGAGGTCCGCAAGCAGGGCCTGGCGGCGACGTTCATAAGCGTCCTCCTTGGACAGGTTTTTGGCGTAGGTGTCGATGATCTCCAGATCATCCCGGTCCTTGAGGGATTCATACAGACCGGTGTCTTTGAACGTCATGGACCCGCCCCAGGAGAGGACCTTTGCCCCGGTTCGGGGGAGGATGGTTTCAATGACCAGGGTTTGGGCCTCCTTGGCCGTGGCAGCGGTGAAGACCTCGAAATTGTTTTTTTCCAGGGCCTCGGCCGTATCCTGCAGGCGCAGGCTCCAGAAGGTGTCGATGGGATTGTGCATGGTTGAACTCCGTTATTGTAAGTTCGAAAGGTTAATGTTTACGGGTTGAGGGGACGCGGTGCACAGGGAACAACCTGTTGCCGCCCGGACGTGTCGTTATGTTCGGTTGTCGTCGGGGGATATGTGGCGTTTATTTTTCCATCCAGATGATGGATGCCTGTCTGCCGCAAACCTTGTTTCTTCGGTAGGAAAAGAACCATTGGGACATGGAGTGGGTGCACAGGTCAAGACCGAAAATGTTGCTGGGCAGCAGGCCTGCCTCAAGGAGTTGATGACGGGTGAGCTGCCAGAGATTCATTGTTTGGGTTGCGGGATCAAAATACCTGGAAAAGGCCTGACCCCACTCCGTGGAAAATTTGGTGAACTCGCTGGCCGCCGGGGAAAGGCTGGGTCCGCGGACGGCCAGAATTTCCCGGGGTTCGAGCCCGTAGGCATTGCAAAAGGCGACCACAGCTTTGCAGGGGAAGTTCTGGCGATTGCCCTTCCATCCACAATGGATGGCAGCAATGTATTTTCCGGAAGTATGGGCCAAGAGGATGGGCTGGCAATCGGCCGTCTTGATGACCAAGCCCACGCGGGGTTCCCGGGTGGCGAGGCCATCGCCGGGTTGTTCCGTCCCCTGGATGACGTCATCCAAGGGATCAATGACCATGTCGCAGCCGTGCACCTGCCTGAGTTCGCACCACCGGGTAAAGCCCAGTTCCCGGCGAAGACGGTGGCGGTTGGCAAGAACCCTTTCTTGTTTGTCACCCACTTCAAAAGAGATGTTGCTTTCCGCAAAAGGACCTGTACTGGCGCCCTGCATCCGGGTGCCAAAGGCGCAGCGAATGAAGGGGAGATGGGGAAAGGTAAAGGGAATGTAGGGGATCATGGCGTTACTTGTGGTTTATGATATTTGTAGAATAAAATTCGCAGAACATGGGAGAGTACGCAGTGCATAGTATAGTACACAGTGCACAGTACGCAGTTCGCAGAGTAGAATCCATTGCTCCAATCCAATACGAATATTCAATTTTTGGGTATGCAAAACATCAGAAGCGTTTAAACATATCTGTTTGACTCAACACCACAAAGCAAACAACAGACCTCCTCAATTTCAAGAGGAAGTATCAGATTAAATAGAAACTACTTCAAAACAAAATACTCTGTGCACTGTGTACTGCGCACTGTGTGCTCATTGAGCACAGTGTTTATTCTGTGATACCCTCATCTTCCGTCACAACCATATCCACCGGCTTGTCCCACGGGTCATGGGGGAGCTGGTCCATGATCTGGCAGGCAAAGGCCAGACCGATGATCAAAGCTTTGTCCATGGGGTGGCGGGCAAAAAATCGGTCGTAGTAGCCGCCTCCGTAGCCGATGCGAAAGCCGTGTCGGTCAAATCCCACGCCCGGCACAAGGACGATGTCGGCACTGGGTTCGCGCATGAGCAGACATTGGTCCGGGTCGGGTTCCGGGATGTTGTAGGCCCCGGGGACCAGTTGATCCTTGTTCCTGACCTGGAAAAAATCCATACACCCGGGTTCTTGTTTGCGACAGCAGGGCAAGAACACCTGCACATGGCGACGCATGCAATCCTCGAAAAAGGGCCAGGTATCCACCTCGCCGTTGACCGGAAGATACAGGAGCATGGACCTGGCATGCTGCCATGCCTCAAGGCGGGTGATCCTGCGGAGGATGCGTTCGTTGGCCGCTAACCTGGCATCTCTGGACATGGCCTTGCGGCATTGAAGAAGTCGGGAACGGATGGTTGATTTGTCCATGGCAAGTGGCGTAAGGGATCAATGGTTGGCATGTCTGACTGCCCTGGTGGCTGGTCCGTGGCGGACATGGAGATTCGTCAGGCGAGCATTCCTGTCCGGTCAGTCGGCAGAGCATGATGGTGAACTGAAAAAACAACAACGCATGTGAATATGGACAAGGGACGACCATATGCGCGGACACAAAGGAGCAAGTCCATGGATACCGGGAAAATTTGGATCGCCCTGGGCGACATTCACGAAAATCTGACGTACCTGCCCGGGATCTCCCAGCTTGACAGAGCCCAGCATGTCCTGATCTCGGGGGATCTTACCAATTGTGGAGACAGAAGAAAAGCCGCAGGGATCATCAACAAAATCAAGGAGTACAACCTCCGTGTGCTGGCCCAGATCGGAAATATGGACCTGGCCGATGTGGATCGGTTTTTCACGGAACAGGGGATAAATACCCATGGGCGGGCCGTGGACCTGGGATACGGTGTCTGGCTCATCGGTCTGGGGTATTCCCTGCCCACGCCCTTTCATACTCCGTCTGAACAAACAGAAGAGGTCTTCAAGGAGTGGCTGGATCAGGCCCATGCCTCCTGTGGCGAGTACGAGCATCTGATCCTCATGTCCCATAATCCGCCCATGGACACGGCCACGGACAAAATCACCTCCGGAATGCATGTGGGCAGCCGATCGGTTCGGGATTTTATTGCACGGGTGCAGCCTGATGTCTGCATAACCGGGCACATCCATGAATCCAGGGGCATGGATCGTATTGGTGATACCGTCATTGTCAATCCGGGAAGTTTTGCCGCTGGCGGGTATGTGCTTGTGGAAAAGCATGAGGGGGACATGCAGGTTCGATTGGAACAGGCTGTCCAGCAAACAGAATAACCAGCAGGAGCACCATGAAACTGTATTCGTGGAATGTGAACGGAATCAGGGCGGCCATGAAAAAGGGGTTCTGGGATTGGTTTCGCCAGGCCGACGCCGATGTGGTGGGCATTCAGGAAACCAAGGCCAGGGAAGATCAGCTTGAGCCCCAGGAGCGATCCCCTGAAGGGTATGATGCCATCTGGAATGCCTCCAAGGTCAAGAAAGGGTATTCGGGCACGGCCTGTCTGTACCGCATCAAGCCCCTTTCGGTGAGCACCGGGTTTCCGGATGGCAGCTTCAAGGGAGAAGGGCGGCTCATTCTCCTTGAATATCCCGGATTCTATCTTTTTAACATCTATTTTCCCAACGGGCAGTCCAGTGAGGAGCGTCTGGAGTTCAAAATGGGCTATTACGACGCCTTTCTCGCCTATGCCCAGGAACTGAGGAAGACCAAGCCCATTGTGGTGTTCGGAGATTTCAACACCGCCCACAAGGAGATTGACCTGAAAAATCCCAAGGCCAACGCCAAACGGTCCGGGTTTCTTCCTTGCGAGCGGGCCTGGATCGATCGGTTCATCCAGCACGGGTATGTGGATACCTTTCGCATGTTCAACCAGGAGCCGGGGCATTATTCGTGGTGGAGCTACCGGTTCAATGCCCGCAAGAACAATGCAGGATGGCGGATTGATTACTTTTTCGTGTCCGAGGAACTGCGGGACAAGGTCAAGAGGGCCTGGATCGAACCCCAGGTCATGGGGTCGGACCATTGTCCCATTGGTCTGGAGTTGGACGTGACCTAGGTATATACTTTTTCTTCATGCGTGGCTGGTCCATGGTGCGGTTGCATCATGGACCTTTTTTTGGCTCGAACGGCAGGAAAAAGCTCCCGGTCACCCAGGGGCCATCAGGACATCCACTGCAGCAGGAAAAAAAGCATGGTGCCCAGAAACGCAAACAGCAAACAGGGAGGCACCAGCCTTCTCCAGGTGGCGGCCAGTTCGGTATGAAAGAACTGGCAGGTAAGGATGAAACAGATGTGGATGGGGGAGATCATCACCCCGGTGAATCCGGCAAAGGAGGCCAGGACGATATAGGGAATCATCTGGCCTTGCATGCCAAGGGTGTTTAAAAGCCCCAGAAGAAGGGGAAAGGTCGAGCCCACAAAGGCCACGTTGATGCCGGCAATGGCCCCGACCAGAAAGGGGAGAAAGACTGATGCCGCGAACAGGGCCGCATCTCCGCCGGCGGCCCGGGCCATGGCCTCGACAACCTGCGCGGCTTCCATGATTTCCTTGAAGATGAAGACCGAGGCCACCACCAGGAGCATGTCCCGAAGGCTTTTCTTGGTCAGGACCTGGATGAGGAAGGCCCGGCCGAGATGGTTCTGGACCATGATGCATGCCACGGATGCAATGAGGGCGGTGATCACGCCCAGCTCAAAGGGTACCTTCGGAGCCATGATGGGGATGAGACTTTCAAGGCCCACAGCGCCGACAATGGCTACCAGAAGCGGAAGCCCCTGTACAAGGACCCTGCTCGGTGAGCGGTGTGTGTCCCGGGCAAAGGAGGAATGGGCATCCACCTTGAGAACGCCCGGGCGCAAAAAGAAGATCCATCCCGCACCAAGCATGAATATAATGGCCGGCCAGGTGCGGGAAATCAGGGCGCCAATGGGGATGTCCGCCAGGGCCACGGTCAGGATGACTCCCGGATACAGGGGCCACCCAAGCTCCCAGATGTGGCGGAACCAGTAGTTGATCAGGGCCTTGTCCCGGCTGGAAATATGCAGATCCTCGGACACGGTTCCCACCATGGGGGCGGAGAAAACAGCCCCGCCGGGCATGGGCAAAAGGCCGATAAGGGCGGGAAAGAAGATCAGTCGAAGCCGTGGGCTGGTCAGATAGCCGGCAAGAGCATCCATGAGCCGTTTGGACTGGCCGGAACGTTCCAGTGCGTCCGAGAGCATGAGGATCAGACCGACAATGGCCACCAGAAAGAGAAATTTGTCTCCCACAAGGGCCCTGGCTCCTGCCTGGCCGATGGTCATGGGAGCGATCCCGAAGAGAAGCCCCAGGACGATCCCTCCGGTCAGGATGGATACTCCCAGGGACAGTTTGAAGCGCATGCCGGCCAGCATGACGGCAAATGCAAGCAGAACCTTGGCAAAGGGGATGATGGGGGCGATTGTGTCCATGTTTTTCCCGGTTTTGTGGTGAACAAGACAGGACGAGGTATCCCTTTTGGAAGCAAAAGAAAATATCCAAAAACAGGCAACATGGTCCGAATTGGGGAAAGATACGGGTATGTGTTCCCGGGAAAGCGGGCATGTTGCCTGTTTTTCGGGTTGTTTTCCGAAAGGATCCCGATCCTGAACCGGGCAGCCGGGCGTCCACGCTTTTGGGAACGCCATTCTCCCTGCTAGGTGATGATGTGGCGAACCCCGCAGCAGTCCTTGTCCCCATGGCCCGCCGCACTGGCCTCTTGAAACATGTTCAGGACCGTTTTCATGGTCGGGATGTCCATGGACCATGAATCAGCCATTTCGCATCCCAGGCGGACATCTTTGAGGGCCAGGTCCAGGCCGAATCGACTTCTGTCATCCTCTGCCGCGATCCAGGGTCCGCGCACATCCAGCTGAAAGCTTCGGGCTCCGGTATCCTGGAGCAGTTCAATGGCTTTCTCCATGTCCAGGCCCGCCTTGTGCAGCACCTGCAGTCCCTCGCACAGGACCACCAGATTGGCCATGCCGATCATGTTGCTCACAAGTTTGATGGCGCAGGCCGCATCCACGGTTCCCAGGTAGTGGACCGGAGAGCCCATGACCGGCCACAGGGCAGCAAGACGTTCAAAGCACGCCTTGCTGCCGCCTATGAACATGGGTTCCTGGGCTTTTGCCGCATGGTCAGGCGTTTTTCCCAGGGTGCATTGTAAAAATTCGATTTCCTGCCGGAGGGCTGCTGCTTCCAGCCGGTGGGAGGTACCGGGATCAATAGTGCTCATGTCAATATATATGGATCCGGGGGCCATGCTGGCCAACAAGCCCTTGGGACCCGTCATGACGGTTTCCACGTCCCGTGGCAGGGGAAGGCAGGTGAGCACCACCTCACACGGGGCCAGGTCCCGGAGATTGCGGGTTCTGGACGCCGAAGGGGCGGCAGGTGGGGTGGAATGATCTCGTCTTTGAAATATGATCACGTCATGGCCGGCTCTGGCAAGATTGCCGGCAATGGGTCCTCCCATTTTGCCTGTTCCGATGCATCCTATGCGCATTGCTCCTTCCTCCTGGTTTGTCTGCGAATGTTCCTTGAAGTGGGGTGATTGGTGGGAGCAGGTAAGCAAGGCGGGTGCCATGAAGATGGGGCTTCCTGATGTCTGTCATTCATGTCGGGCATCTTTTTTGCTTGGCCGTTTCCCCTGGCGCTCGTTCCCCTGTTGGCCACGCGATTCAAGGCCCTGCGGGAGAATTCCCCTTTTTTGCAGAACACTAGAAGGAGCTTGACATGAAGGTCATTGATTTTCGCTTCCGTCCCAATACCCAGGCCACCATTGACGGTTTCACGAACAGTACCATGTTCAAGGGAATGTTCGAAAAGATCGATCTCTCGCACATGAAGGCGCAGACCGTGCCCGAAGTTGTGGAAGATCTGAAGAAGCACAATGTGGTCAAGGCCGTGATTACCGGCCGTGATTGTGAGTCCACCTATGATGCCGCATCCAATAACGCGGGCGTGGTCGACTTTGTTCAGAGTTTTCCGGAGATATTTCTCGGGTTTGTGGGCCTTGACCCCCACAAGGGCATGAAGGCCGTTGGCGAACTTCAGGAGAGCGTGGAATCCTTGGGCATGCACGGCGCTTCCATTGATCCCTATCTGGCCAGGATTCCTGCCAATGATGCCAGATATTATCCCCTGTATGCCAAGTGCTGCGAGCTGGGCGTACCCATGGTCATTTCCACAGGTCCTGCCACCCTGGTGCCCAATGCGGTTATGGAACATGCCGCACCCCGGTATATTGATTATGTGGCCCGTGATTTTCCGGATCTCAAAATCATCATCAGCCATGGCGGCTACCCCTGGGTCAACGAGGCCATTATTGTTACCGAACGAAATCGCAACGTGTACATGGAACTTTCCGAGTACGAACACCATCCGGGAGCCGAGGCCTATGTCCAGGCGGCCAACACGATCATTCCGGACAAGATCCTCTTTGCCAGTGCCCATCCGGGCGTGGATTTCAGGCAGGCCATGAATCTGTATAACGAACTCCCCTTTGCCGCCAATGTGCGCGAGAATATCATGTACAACAATGCAGCCAGGGTTCTGGGGCTCTGATTCCAGCAATAATGATTCCCCGAGGCGAGCATTCGTCATTGTCAGGCCGGGAGCTCATGGGAGTTCCCGGTTTTTTGTTGTCCTGACGGCTGCAGGCATGCTGTTGTCAGAAACCGGTGCGGCCTTGGGCCGCGTACGTGCTGCAACCCATGGGAAAAACAGACCGGATTTCGGGACATCCCCGCGTCCGCATGGTCATCTTTGCCCGCAGGTACGGGGTGTGACGGGAGTAAAAATTTTGATATTCCCTTTATTTCAGGTGGGATATGGCGTTATGTCTCCAGGATGTGAAATGTGTTGCGCTCTGGCCGCGAACCCCTTAAGGCTACATGCTCGTTGCATAGGGGCAACGGGCTGTGCGCAAATGCAATGCTTTTCGGGGTGCGCGAATGCGTGACAGGGCTGGGCATGCGTATGATTCCCGGATTTGTGTTGCATGGGTGCACGGATGTTCGTGGTTGAATGCACGGTTTGGGGGCCCATCTTTCCCCGGATCAATCACGATCTTGCGTTTTTTTTCTCAATCTCCCGGCAATGCAAGTACTTGTCGTGCTGGCATTTGTCTTGCTAGCTCGCCAGACATTGTTTTGATATGTTGCAAATTTCACAAGAAATGAGCTCCATTTGCAAGACTTCACGTACAGCCACGTATCCGCAAAGCACAAGATGGTATCGACGCCTTGATGATGCGGTCTGGTTGTACCCTGTCCCGTACGAGCCGCTGGGCCTTGAGGCGGGAATGTAGCACTCATGACATCGTGCATGGCTTCCATGCCATGGGCGCCAAATTCCGGGGCTGTCTGAACGACCGACAGGTTCCGGAATAGCAACCACCTTTTTACCTGGAGAGCAGAGATGAAAAAAGCATGGGTCCTGTTTGTAGCAGCGCTGTTGATGACTGCCACGTCCGCGTTTGCTGCAGGATACAAGAAAACGATGATTATGGCCGCAACTGCCAATCCAACCGGTAGCCTGCACGCCGTGGCTCTGGAAAAATTCAAGGAAATTATCGAAAGGGAATCCGGTGGCGATATCCGGGTCAATCTGTTTTTGGGCGGTTCCATGGGCAGCGAGCAGGCCAATGTCAAGCAGCTCAGAAACGGCGAGATCCATGCGGCTGTTCTGGCCAACGGCAACCTGACTCCTTTTGCCCCGGCAGCGACCATTGCCATTTTGCCCTACCTTTTCCCCAAAAACGACGATGCCTATGCCTTGCTGGGCAATGAGCAGTTCGTGGCCGATCTGGGTGACGTGGTGGCCACCCAGAGCCAGACCCGTCCCCTGGGCTGGCTCATTGGCGGATACCGCGTGCTGACCAATTCCCAAAAGCCCATTACCACCATTGACGATCTTCAGGGACTCAAGATCCGTGTTCCCAAGGTTCGCATTCAGCTTGATTCGTTTCGTTCCTGGGGCGTGGAGCCCCACCCCCTGGCCTGGTCCGAGACCTTCAATGCCCTGCAGCAGGGTGTTGCCGATGGTCAGGAAAATCCCCATTCCATCAACCAGGACCAGAAGTTCTGGGAGGTCCAGAAGTACATCACGGATCTGCATTACATGCTTTGGGTCGGTCCCTTGCTGGTTTCCGACAAATGGTTCCAGAGACTGCCCGAGAATACCAAGGCCCTGGTGCAGAAGGCTGCTACCGAGGCCTGTGAATACGAGTGGGAATGGGTTGCCGAGCAGAATCAGAAGGCCCTGGACAATTGTCTCAAGCACGGCATGGTCTTTGACAAACTCGCTGATGAGGAAGTTTGGATGAGCAAGGCCCGCGGCTTGTGGCCGGACTATTACGAGGCCGTGGGTGGCAAGGAAAGAATTGACAGGGCCCTGGAGATCATGGGCCAGGAATAGGATATTATCTTGGACGGGTGGGCACGGCCCACCCGCAATTTTCTACCCGGTATCGAGTATGAATATGGTCAAAAAGTTTTTTACGCATTTTGAAGAAAACGTGTGTATCCTGTTTCTGGGGACCATGGTCATGGCCCTTACCCTGCAAGTGTTCATGCGTTTCGTTCTCAGTTCGTCTCTGGCCTGGACCGAAGAACTGTCCCGTTACAGCTTTATCTGGTCCGTTTACATGGGTGGAGTGCTGGCGGTCAAACACGGCCAACACGTCCGGATCACGGCCCAGTTTCTGCTTCTTCCTCCCAAGGTCAGGGTCCTTATTCGCGTTTTCACGGATCTTTTGTGGATGGCAGCCAACTTTTTCATCGCCTATCAGTCCGGTCTGGTTCTTCAGGACGCTTTTGCCTTTCCCGAGGTTTCCCCCACCCTGGGCATTGTCAAAGGGTATGTGGAGGCTATGCTTCCGGCCAGCTTCCTGCTCATGAATGTGCGTCTGGTCATGCAGTACTGGGATCTGCTCAAAAACAATGATCTGATGAGCCTGGCACAAATCGGTGGAGGTGAGGCATAATGGAAACGCTTCCCC
It encodes the following:
- a CDS encoding YitT family protein, whose protein sequence is MPHIPFTGTSYRDISYSIPWNLFLLTLGALLLATAINGIAIPHGFVTGGFSGLGILLYYLFPVITPGIWLFIFNIPIFALGYFTISRRFFWYSMYGAIMVSVLLEIVHITMPIHDAFLAALSFGCVAGVGLGICFRSLGSTGGTDIIAIWLNQKFGLRIGQIGFMANALVFAAAFATLDTDKVLYSLTAVFISAQVTDYILSLFNQRKLILIISSKPDEIVKQVNNHLRRGATILYGRGAYSHAPKKIIMTVVNTLQIKALEEIVFSVDAHAFVILENTLNVIGKGFSKRKIY
- a CDS encoding 5-formyltetrahydrofolate cyclo-ligase, with amino-acid sequence MDKSTIRSRLLQCRKAMSRDARLAANERILRRITRLEAWQHARSMLLYLPVNGEVDTWPFFEDCMRRHVQVFLPCCRKQEPGCMDFFQVRNKDQLVPGAYNIPEPDPDQCLLMREPSADIVLVPGVGFDRHGFRIGYGGGYYDRFFARHPMDKALIIGLAFACQIMDQLPHDPWDKPVDMVVTEDEGITE
- a CDS encoding lactate utilization protein, with product MHNPIDTFWSLRLQDTAEALEKNNFEVFTAATAKEAQTLVIETILPRTGAKVLSWGGSMTFKDTGLYESLKDRDDLEIIDTYAKNLSKEDAYERRRQALLADLFFTGTNAITLDGKLVNLDMIGNRVGALTFGPTNVIVLSGRNKIVTDVDEAMYRIKNYVAPVNAMRLAKKTPCAKTSFCQECKSPDRICNTWTITEKSFPPKRIKVVLINEDMGF
- a CDS encoding exodeoxyribonuclease III, whose amino-acid sequence is MKLYSWNVNGIRAAMKKGFWDWFRQADADVVGIQETKAREDQLEPQERSPEGYDAIWNASKVKKGYSGTACLYRIKPLSVSTGFPDGSFKGEGRLILLEYPGFYLFNIYFPNGQSSEERLEFKMGYYDAFLAYAQELRKTKPIVVFGDFNTAHKEIDLKNPKANAKRSGFLPCERAWIDRFIQHGYVDTFRMFNQEPGHYSWWSYRFNARKNNAGWRIDYFFVSEELRDKVKRAWIEPQVMGSDHCPIGLELDVT
- a CDS encoding polyphenol oxidase family protein → MIPYIPFTFPHLPFIRCAFGTRMQGASTGPFAESNISFEVGDKQERVLANRHRLRRELGFTRWCELRQVHGCDMVIDPLDDVIQGTEQPGDGLATREPRVGLVIKTADCQPILLAHTSGKYIAAIHCGWKGNRQNFPCKAVVAFCNAYGLEPREILAVRGPSLSPAASEFTKFSTEWGQAFSRYFDPATQTMNLWQLTRHQLLEAGLLPSNIFGLDLCTHSMSQWFFSYRRNKVCGRQASIIWMEK
- a CDS encoding transglutaminase family protein, whose translation is MTIKDLRTDNLILVLLAVVFAPHVVRVPVWISVLCGLSWMGAFFMRRKGMGFLSRRVMVGLALGCTAGAALSFAGAPSRDAGVGLLCLMLALKPLETRTHRDRMVTVLLAYFLILTNVLYSQSLAMAGYMIMCVILATMVQMRINHVEGQTREHLKKTCVLLGQALPLALVLFVLFPRLSGSLWGVRTPQTTGVTGLSDVMEPGRISSLARDRGVAFRVRFEGDLMPSRGSLYWRVLVLSRFDGRSWTQGQAVPGPGRAGDLVADTMVRYTITAEPSDQKWMYALDFPLKAPPGVVLTQDLTLKAPAKIATRLRYSLVSCPDCPNRVTGDVDALLDLPAFGGEQARDLARSWRTTGDTDREIVDKALDYLGTNGFFYTLNPPLLATDDPVDDFLFNVRKGYCEHFASAFSFLMRAAGIPARVVVGYQGGEPNPVGEYLIVRQSDAHAWSEVWLEDAGWTRIDPTAVVSPLRIEQGAQALVGRAGDTLFGTPTLGALGRVWNHVRLNWDALNNVWNQWVLDYSAARQSRLFQLLGLVRSWKGIPMGILLSVAALFGFGAGLFLYLARPVRRDQDRVAVIYERFLKKTSAWPNEGGLPPVSYMTELMHRNPDRSREIGAIRDLYVALRYAPPEKRQKDQVHAFGKKVSEFKRLKRNN
- a CDS encoding metallophosphoesterase family protein, coding for MDTGKIWIALGDIHENLTYLPGISQLDRAQHVLISGDLTNCGDRRKAAGIINKIKEYNLRVLAQIGNMDLADVDRFFTEQGINTHGRAVDLGYGVWLIGLGYSLPTPFHTPSEQTEEVFKEWLDQAHASCGEYEHLILMSHNPPMDTATDKITSGMHVGSRSVRDFIARVQPDVCITGHIHESRGMDRIGDTVIVNPGSFAAGGYVLVEKHEGDMQVRLEQAVQQTE